The genomic DNA CCGAAGCATAGCCGAAAAGCGGGCCGTGTCGTTGCCGCTTTAAAGATTTGATGCGCTTGCCAGGGGGTCAGATCCCTCGCAAGTCTGCATGGTTTTAAGATTTTAGAACGACTAAAGAGCTCACTCTTGAAACTGCGAAATACACAAACGTCACGAATAAGATTTCAATAAAATCAATCTGTAAAAATTTGTGGAATTAGTGGGCAGAGGCTTCTTGGAGCAAACTCACTAAAATTTAAGGGAAAGAGATGGCTTCAAAAAATCCGCATCTGAAGGGAAAAAGGATTGATCCCAAACCCATTACAGGCGGCCTGTCCCTGACGGAATTGATGGACCGCAGTTTTTGGGCATATAATGCCGCCCGTTTAAAGGAAGCCGCCCAGCTCTTCACCCAAAAAATGCTGGAACCGGACGTGACGATTGGCATGAGCCTGACCGGCGCCCTTACCCCTGCGGGCATGGGCATTTCAACTATCATTCCCCTGATCAAAGCCGGATTTGTGGACTGGATCGTCAGTACGGGAGCCAATCTTTACCACGACGCCCATTTCGGAATGGGACTCCCCCTGTACAAGGGAACGCCCTTTGTAAATGACGTCGATCTGCGGGATAAGGGGATCGTACGGATCTACGACATTTTTTTTGATTACCACGTCCTGTTGGATACGGATGCCTTTTTCCGGCAGATCATTTCTCAGCCCGAGTTTCAGCGCGAGATGAGCACGGCAGAATTTCACCACTTGTGCGGAAAATACCTGCTGGAGCGGGAAAAGGTTCTGGGTTTGCAGGAACGTTCGATGCTGTCTGTGGCGTACCAGTACGACGTGCCCGTTTACACTTCGTCGCCGGGGGACAGTTCCATCGGGATGAATGTTGCCGCAATGGCCCTTTCGGGGAATCAATTAAAGATCGACGTTTCCCGGGATGTAAATGAAACCGCCTCAATTGTCTGGGAAGCCAAACGCACCGGGGGAAAAAGTGCCGTATTCATTGTGGGAGGGGGATCGCCGAAGAATTTCATGCTGCAAACAGAGCCGCATATTCAGGAAGTGCTGGGTATTTCCGAAAAG from Calditrichota bacterium includes the following:
- a CDS encoding deoxyhypusine synthase — translated: MASKNPHLKGKRIDPKPITGGLSLTELMDRSFWAYNAARLKEAAQLFTQKMLEPDVTIGMSLTGALTPAGMGISTIIPLIKAGFVDWIVSTGANLYHDAHFGMGLPLYKGTPFVNDVDLRDKGIVRIYDIFFDYHVLLDTDAFFRQIISQPEFQREMSTAEFHHLCGKYLLEREKVLGLQERSMLSVAYQYDVPVYTSSPGDSSIGMNVAAMALSGNQLKIDVSRDVNETASIVWEAKRTGGKSAVFIVGGGSPKNFMLQTEPHIQEVLGISEKGHDYFLQITDARPDTGGLSGATPSEAVSWGKVDPEKLPDALVCYVDSTVALPLITAYALANRETREPKRLFQKREKMVNDLKAFYLKK